A region of Vanessa tameamea isolate UH-Manoa-2023 chromosome 21, ilVanTame1 primary haplotype, whole genome shotgun sequence DNA encodes the following proteins:
- the LOC113395506 gene encoding cytochrome P450 6B2-like, with protein MFWILLQIFVITILYRLYTLLSENNDYWKKKNVPYLKPSLLVGNFSDYIFFKKSAQLITSEICEKFPDEPYVGVFYGTKPALVIKDPKILKLVFTQDFYYFNGRENTDYVDRETITTNLFFNGGDHWKVLRQNLTPLFTSAKLKNMFLMINECAEELDTFLEEEIKVSENINLRSLFARYAMECIINCIFGVRTNAMKRDNGTNPFVIVGEQIFDTSTVMGLKIITRSMWPYLFYRLGFKLFDEKIGFFFNDLFTKATESRSKDGITRNDFVDLISSWEKENCIIGDKFSDEKSTGNSTEKIEVNKDLLVAQCTLFFAAGYETTSTTTNFILYELAKNKQAQDKVIEEVDAYFDKHGVIKYECVHELPYVEACIEETLRLYPLLGVLTREVMNNYTLPTGLQLKKGDRVHIPVSHMHHHPDYFPDPTSYRPERFFGDEKKKIKQYTFFPFGEGPRVCIGIRFARMVMYAGLLTIFRKYRVEMAENMPLTLNFKPVSLATQASINIYLKFIPREN; from the exons atgttttggattttattacaaatcttTGTTATTACAATCCTATATAGGCTATACACTTTATTATCGGAAAACAATGATTACtggaaaaagaaaaatgttccATATCTGAAACCGAGCCTGCTTGTTGGTAACTTTAgtgattacatattttttaaaaagagtgCTCAGTTGATTACGAGTGAAATATGTGAAAAGTTCCCTGACGAGCCGTACGTCGGCGTATTTTATGGTACAAAACCAGCTCTCGTCATCAAGGATCCTAAAATCTTAAAACTAGTGTTCACACAGGACTTTTATTACTTCAACGGCAGAGAAAATACAGACTACGTTGACAGAGAAACCATtacgacaaatttattttttaatggagGTGACCATTGGAAAGTATTACGACAGAATTTAACGCCACTTTTTACATCGGCAAAGTTAAAGAATATGTTCCTAATGATCAATGAATGTGCCGAGGAATTGGACACGTTTCTCGAAGAAGAAATAAAAGTATCGGAGAATATTAACTTGAGGTCCTTGTTTGCTAGATACGCGATGGAGTGTATTATCAATTGTATATTCGGTGTAAGAACAAATGCCATGAAGAGAGATAATGGTACGAATCCGTTTGTCATTGTAGGTGAACAAATATTCGACACATCAACCGTGATgggtttgaaaataattacgaGGAGTATGTGGCCCTATTTATTTTACCGTTTGGGCTTTAAACTATTCGATGaaaaaattggatttttttttaacgaccTGTTTACCAAAGCTACTGAGAGTCGCTCTAAGGATGGAATTACGAGAAATGATTTTGTCGACCTTATTTCGAGCTGGGAGAAAGAAAACTGTATAATTGGTGACAAATTCAGTGATGAAAAATCTACTGGAAATTCTACAGAAAAAATCGAAGTAAACAAAGACCTACTTGTGGCACAGTGTACATTATTCTTTGCAGCTGGTTACGAAACAACATCGACAACAACAAATTTCATTCTCTATGAACtggcaaaaaataaacaagcgcAAGACAAGGTCATAGAAGAAGTAGATGCATACTTTGATAAACATGGTGTTATTAAATACGAATGTGTACACGAATTGCCATATGTTGAAGCATGTATTGAAGAAACGCTTCGTCTTTATCCATTGTTGGGAGTCTTAACGAGGGAGGTGATGAATAACTATACGCTTCCAACAGGTCTTCAACTAAAGAAAGGTGATCGGGTCCACATACCGGTTAGCCATATGCATCATCACCCGGACTACTTCCCGGATCCTACGTCGTATCGTCCTGAGCGATTCTTTGGCGATgagaaaaagaaaatcaaacaaTATACCTTTTTTCCTTTCGGTGAAGGTCCAAGAGTCTGTATtg GTATTCGATTTGCAAGAATGGTAATGTATGCAGGCCTTCTGACGATCTTCAGGAAGTATAGGGTCGAGATGGCGGAGAACATGCCGCTAACTTTGAACTTCAAGCCGGTTTCCCTAGCAACTCAAgcctcaataaatatttatcttaaattcaTACCTCGCgagaattga
- the LOC113395507 gene encoding cytochrome P450 6B2-like, which yields MILIFYLVLFIVIIFFYRLYISLTKNNDYWKKKNVPYLKPRLLFGNFSDYILFKKSAPTVTSEICEQFPDEPYVGVFYGTAPALVIKDPKLLKLVLAQDFSYFNGRENTDYANREAVTTSIFFTGGDHWKVLRHNLTPLFTSAKLKNMFPTIAECAEEMTTFLEEEKKISENSNLKSLLARYSMDCIINCIFGLRANTLKTDNGVNPFVIVGEKIFDTSTMRSLKIITRAMWPSLFYALGFKLFDEKIEVFFKSLFIGARKNRLKEKSSMKNFVDLILSWEEESYITGDSFNNSNISENNIERLEVNEDLLVAQCTSFFGAGFETTSSTINFLLYELSKSKRAQDIVLEEVDAYFKKHGYIKYECLNEMPYLEACIDETLRLYPTLGSVTREVMKCYTLPTGLRLQKGDRVHIPVHYIHRHPDYFPDPISYRPERFFGDEKKKIKQFTFMPFGDGPRVCIGARFSKMVMYAGLLTIFRKYRIELGENMPLSLKLRPVSIVTQISTNLQVKFIPREL from the exons atgattttgatattttatttagttctatttatcgttattatatttttttatagactttatatatcattaacaaaaaataatgattattggaaaaagaaaaatgttccATATCTAAAACCGAGACTGCTGTTCGGTAACTTTAgtgactatattttatttaaaaaaagtgctCCGACAGTAACAAGTGAAATTTGTGAACAGTTCCCTGACGAACCGTACGTCGGCGTCTTTTATGGGACAGCACCAGCACTCGTCATCAAAGATCCTAAACTATTAAAACTGGTGTTGGCACAGGACTTCAGTTACTTCAATGGCAGAGAAAATACAGACTACGCTAACAGAGAAGCCGTAACGACAAGTATCTTTTTTACCGGAGGTGATCATTGGAAAGTACTACGACACAATTTAACTCCACTTTTCACATCTGCAAAGTTAAAGAATATGTTTCCAACTATCGCTGAATGTGCTGAGGAAATGACGACGTTTcttgaagaagaaaaaaaaatatcagagaATAGTAACTTAAAGTCTTTGTTGGCGAGATATTCGATGGATTGCATTATTAATTGTATCTTCGGTTTAAGAGCGAACACTTTGAAAACAGATAACGGTGTCAATCCATTTGTAATCGttggtgaaaaaatatttgatacatcAACCATGAGAAGCTTGAAAATAATTACTCGTGCTATGTGGCCTTCTTTATTTTACGCATTAGGTTTTAAGTTGTTCGATGAGAAAATTGAAGTTTTTTTCAAAAGCTTATTCATTGGAGCTCGCAAAAATCGTCTTAAAGAGAAAAGTTCGATGAAAAACTTTGTTGATCTTATTTTAAGCTGGGAAGAAGAATCATACATAACTGGTGACAGTTTCAACAATAGCAACATTAgcgaaaataatatagaaagaCTAGAAGTAAATGAAGATCTACTTGTAGCACAATGCACTAGTTTCTTTGGAGCCGGTTTTGAAACAACATCATCTACAATTAATTTTCTTCTTTATGAACTGTCAAAAAGTAAACGAGCTCAAGACATAGTTCTAGAAGAAGTAGATGCGTACTTCAAAAAACatggatatattaaatatgaatgtttAAACGAAATGCCTTATCTTGAAGCGTGTATTGATGAAACACTTCGCCTCTATCCCACGTTAGGGAGCGTAACCAGGGAAGTCATGAAGTGCTACACATTGCCAACAGGTCTTCGACTACAGAAAGGAGATCGCGTTCACATACCTGTACATTATATCCACCGACACCCGGATTACTTCCCGGATCCGATATCGTATCGTCCCGAACGATTCTTTGGTGACGAgaagaagaaaattaaacaattcacGTTCATGCCATTCGGTGATGGCCCAAGAGTTTGTATTG GTGCTCGCTTTTCAAAAATGGTGATGTATGCTGGACTACTGACCATATTCAGAAAATATAGGATTGAGCTGGGCGAGAACATGCCCCTTAGTTTGAAACTAAGGCCGGTATCAATAGTTACGCAGATATCAACAAATTTACAAGTTAAATTTATTCCTCgtgaactttaa
- the LOC135193917 gene encoding cytochrome P450 6B7-like has translation MMVFYPIFTAIFAVIYLLYYYITKNHDYWKKRNVPYLKPTLLFGNYKEYIIFRKYLPKVTQEICRKFPNEPYVGVFYGTDPALIIKDPNIIKLVMAKDFYYFNYREISQHTHKELITQNMFFNGGDTWKVLRQNLTALFSSAKMKNMFHLIESCASTLEDTLGKEMTNQNTIEIKSLLARYTMDCIGSCAFGVNTGTLMNKSPSNPFIIMGEKLFDVSNYGGFRLVSRAMWPSLFYKLGFTLFEGDIQHFFKKLLTEVFESRQYKESARNDFVDLILGWKKKTYLSGDSITNFNTGAKTTIRLDVDDNLLIAQCILFFAAGFETTSTTTSFVLYELAKRKDAQTRVLQEIDDYFQRHEGKIQYECINEMPFVQACIDETLRIYPVLGVLTREVTEDYTLPTGLRLEKGTRVHIPVYDLHHNPENFPDPEEFRPERFLGEEKKNIKQFTYMPFGEGPRICIGMRFARMPIVAGLLTILKNYSVELAEGMPRTVDFQPRALVTQAMQRINIKFIPRKL, from the exons ATGATGGTGTTCTATCCCATTTTCACGGCCATATTTgccgttatatatttattgtattattatataactaagaaTCATGATTATTGGAAGAAGAGAAATGTGCCTTATTTGAAACCTACACTATTATTTggaaattataaagaatatattatcttCAGAAAATATTTACCGAAGGTCACGCAGGAGATTTGCCGAAAATTTCCTAATGAGCCATACGTCGGAGTTTTCTATGGCACGGATCCCGCTCTCATCATCAAAGATCCGAACATTATCAAACTTGTGATGGCAAAAGATTTCTACTACTTTAACTACAGAGAGATATCGCAGCACACACACAAGGAGTTAATTACGCAGAATATGTTCTTCAATGGAGGTGACACGTGGAAAGTTCTACGTCAAAATTTAACGGCGCTATTTTCATCCgccaaaatgaaaaatatgtttcatttaattgaatCTTGTGCGAGTACTTTGGAAGACACATTGGGTAAAGAAATGACCAATCAAAATACAATTGAGATTAAGTCTCTTCTAGCGAGATATACAATGGACTGCATTGGTTCTTGTGCTTTTGGTGTAAACACTGGTACGTTAATGAACAAATCACCGTCTAACCCGTTCATCATAATGGGCgaaaaattatttgatgtttCAAACTATGGAGGATTTCGATTGGTCAGCCGTGCGATGTGGCCCTCCCTCTTTTACAAATTAGGGTTCACACTGTTCGAAGGTGATATACAGCACTTTTTCAAAAAATTACTAACCGAAGTTTTTGAAAGCCGCCAGTACAAGGAATCGGCGAGGAACGATTTCGTTGATCTTATCTTGGGTTGGAAGAAAAAGACATATTTGAGTGGCGACAGCATAACCAACTTCAACACTGGAGCTAAGACAACAATAAGGCTGGATGTAGATGACAATTTACTGATCGCTCAGTGCATACTCTTCTTTGCTGCGGGTTTTGAAACGACATCCACTACTACAAGTTTTGTACTTTACGAACTAGCAAAGAGAAAAGATGCTCAGACCCGAGTGCTTCAAGAAATCGACGACTATTTCCAAAGACACGAAGGCAAGATACAATACGAGTGTATCAATGAGATGCCGTTTGTTCAAGCGTGCATTGACGAAACGCTTCGTATTTATCCTGTCCTGGGCGTCCTCACTAGAGAAGTAACGGAAGACTACACTCTTCCAACAGGTCTACGTTTAGAGAAAGGCACACGAGTCCATATACCTGTATACGATTTACATCATAATCCAGAAAACTTTCCGGATCCTGAAGAATTTCGTCCAGAAAGATTCTTGGGTGAAGAAAAGAAGAACATCAAACAATTTACTTATATGCCCTTCGGTGAAGGACCTCGGATATGTATAG gaatgcGGTTCGCAAGGATGCCGATAGTTGCGGGCCTCCTCACTATATTGAAGAACTATAGTGTCGAGCTGGCTGAGGGCATGCCTCGAACTGTTGACTTTCAACCTCGGGCCCTCGTCACGCAGGCGATGCAgagaattaatattaagtttatacctcgtaaattataa